Proteins found in one Anopheles aquasalis chromosome 3, idAnoAquaMG_Q_19, whole genome shotgun sequence genomic segment:
- the LOC126574863 gene encoding lactoylglutathione lyase — protein sequence MSEGLTDREAKELLKLPDAETKNFLFQQTMYRIKDPRASLPFYNEVLGMSLLCKLDFAEAKFSLYFMGYEDISNQPTDRKECIQWAMSRKATLELTHNWGTENDPEFKYHNGNSDPRGYGHIGIMVPDVKKACERFDRLGVEYIKKPDEGRMKGLAFIKDPDGYWIEIFNASSVPAH from the exons ATGAGCGAGGGTCTTACCGACCGGGAAgccaaggagctgctgaagctgccCGATGCTGAAACTAAG AACTTTCTGTTCCAGCAAACGATGTATCGCATCAAGGATCCGCGGGCATCGTTGCCGTTTTACAACGAAGTCCTCGGTATGAGTCTGCTGTGCAAGCTGGACTTTGCCGAAGCCAAGTTCTCGCTGTACTTCATGGGCTACGAGGATATTTCTAACCAACCGACGGATCGCAAAGAATGCATACAGTGGGCCATGAGCCGCAAAGCCACCCTGGAGTTGACTCA CAACTGGGGCACGGAAAATGATCCGGAGTTTAAGTACCACAATGGCAATTCGGATCCACGTGGTTATGGCCACATCGGCATCATGGTTCCCGACGTGAAGAAGGCCTGCGAACGGTTCGATCGGCTCGGAGTGGAGTACATCAAGAAACCGGACGAAGGGCGCATGAAAGGATTGGCGTTCATCAAGGATCCGGACGGCTATTGGATCGAGATCTTTAACGCTTCTAGCGTACCCGCTCATTAA
- the LOC126576198 gene encoding uncharacterized protein LOC126576198, protein MASRKKVDEEKLKRRRRLARFRFRRLVHVVILNRYWIAEIEDEDIGSNVQRNVAVIEKRLTHKGTLTIIDKRILNSPGEKRSAMERRSLRSVFRKLDCMQEFTEWQLDELARCATFQYFEPGRVILREGHQPSGVYFIANGEVSVSRRQWDYHQDAFADVVCGTRTGGQMFGEIALLHEEEDCRRTATCTTTTDCELLCVGREDFGRILKPTLLERWHQLERALARFDYFKYWNTDQIREACLLSRIVSYEPQQKIPVDGVDRGRPASVVYFVLSGHCMILQCLTVVRARSQAGKAGGFRLLALDERQTSTGPVEHRFIDVGTFSCGAVFGLGETLEHHSVVARTHVQCLAIPRDWLLAKRQNVGNAWQRLRMRLDAAIPSREQLFEQFVRDQHWQRYRKQVVREFVERRSGRISGTNATELTDIPIICRVEEGDI, encoded by the exons ATGGCTTCAAGAAAGAAGGTAGAT GAAGAGAAATTGAAGCGGCGCCGCCGGCTGGCacgcttccgcttccggcGTCTCGTGCACGTCGTCATCTTAAACCGCTACTGGATAGCGGAGATCGAAGACGAAGACATTGGCAGCAATGTGCAGCGGAACGTGGCCGTCATCGAGAAGCGGTTGACGCACAAGGGCACCCTAACAATCATC GATAAACGAATCCTCAACAGCCCCGGTGAGAAGCGTAGCGCGATGGAACGACGTTCGCTGCGCAGCGTGTTTCGTAAGCTGGACTGTATGCAAGAGTTTACCGAGTGGCAGCTGGATGAGCTGGCGCGTTGTGCCACCTTTCAGTACTTCGAACCGGGTCGTGTAATCCTGCGCGAAGGACATCAACCGTCCGGGGTGTACTTCATCGCCAACGGTGAGGTCAGCGTAAGCCGTCGGCAGTGGGATTAC CATCAAGATGCGTTCGCTGATGTTGTCTGTGGGACGCGTACCGGTGGACAAATGTTTGGCGAAATCGCGCTGCTCCACGAGGAAGAGGATTGCCGACGGACGGCGACCTGCACCACGACCA CCGACTGTGAGCTACTGTGCGTTGGCCGGGAGGATTTTGGGCGCATCCTGAAACCGACCCTTCTGGAACGTTGGCACCAGTTGGAGCGAGCACTGGCACGCTTTGATTACTTCAAATATTGGAACACCGATCAG ATCCGCGAAGCCTGTCTACTGAGCCGGATAGTGAGCTACGAACCGCAGCAAAAGATTCCGGTCGATGGTGTGGACCGGGGACGGCCAGCCAGTGTGGTGTACTTCGTGCTGAGCGGCCACTGCATGATACTCCAGTGTCTAACGGTAGTCCGAGCACGGTCACAGGCCGGTAAAGCCGGCGGATTTCGTTTGCTAGCTTTGGATGAGCGCCAGACGAGCACGGGGCCGGTCGAGCACCGGTTCATCGATGTCGGAACGTTCAGCTGTGGGGCGGTGTTTGGGCTCGGTGAAACGCTCGAACACCATTCGGTGGTCGCCCGGACCCACGTCCAGTGTTTGGCCATTCCGCGCGATTGGTTGCTGGCGAAGCGACAGAACGTTGGCAACGCCTGGCAGCGACTGCGGATGCGACTGGATGCGGCCATTCCGAGCAGGGAGCAGCTTTTCGAGCAGTTTGTGCGTGATCAGCACTGGCAGCGGTACCGGAAGCAGGTGGTGCGTGAGTTTGTTGAGCGTAGGAGCGGGCGCATCAGCGGAACCAATGCGACCGAGCTGACGGACATTCCCATCATTTGCCGCGTCGAGGAAGGTGACATCTAG
- the LOC126575215 gene encoding SET domain-containing protein SmydA-8-like isoform X2, which yields MPSNHRKKKHKKPAGGAVTSGEPDCPEVKEQLASDDSKKLYTVKRSDQVGRYIVASKDLKAGEAIIEVLPLVVGPCAESDPVCLGCHRTFEADSPQIRCEGCSWPICSPACPGLTPDGTHRTLECIPLREKAVSRLLQASTAKEQKLMYEAILTLRCMLLATVDPTRYRGIQEMDPLNAVRQNIPKLWKRNQKEIVSRIRDDWGFSEFSEQELHTICGVIEVNAFEVGQEPVKARALFPEAYLLMHDCTPNTGHTDALRTHALTGTWKRRQHLIEEKFFWCRCARCRDPTEFGTNCGALKCSKCHRGCLLPVNPLEQESEWRCTLCPSAVSAQTIVVLLEQLSKKLDAIDGNDVAGYEQFLQAYGAVLHDNHYLMLSAKHSLCELYGKINGYLIPELSPEQLKRKETVCRDLLEVIDQLEPGLSRLRGTIMYELHVPLMIEAGQLFQGGSIQRAELRRRLKEVQRLLRESERILALEPEGSPEYGMAVAARDAIKNMGTI from the exons ATGCCATCCAATCATCGCAAGAAG AAACACAAGAAACCAGCTGGTGGCGCGGTGACGAGTGGTGAGCCAGATTGTCCGGAGGTGAAGGAACAGCTGGCAAGCGATGACTCCAAAAAGCTTTACACCGTGAAACGCTCCGATCAGGTTGGAAG ATATATTGTAGCCTCGAAGGATCTAAAGGCTGGTGAAGCGATCATCGAAGtcctgccgctggtggtgggcccTTGCGCAGAGAGTGATCCCGTCTGCCTCGGTTGTCACCGAACGTTCGAAGCCGATAGTCCGCAGATACG ATGCGAAGGTTGCAGTTGGCCCATTTGCTCACCAGCCTGTCCAGGGCTCACACCGGACGGAACTCATCGAACGCTAGAATGCATTCCACTGCGTGAGAAAGCCGTATCGCGGCTCCTTCAAGCATCGACCGCCAAGGAACAGAAACTAATGTACGAAGCGATACTAACACTCCGCTGCATGCTGCTCGCAACCGTCGATCCCACTCGCTACCGAGGAATCCAAGAGATGGATCCACTGAACGCGGTCCGCCAGAACATCCCGAAGCTGTGGAAACGCAACCAGAAAGAGATCGTTAGCCGAATCCGAGACGATTGGGGGTTTAGTGAGTTCAGTGAGCAAGAACTGCACACGATTTGCGGTGTGATCGAGGTGAACGCGTTCGAAGTGGGCCAAGAACCGGTGAAAGCACGTGCCCTTTTCCCCGAAGCGTACCTCCTGATGCATGACTGTACGCCGAACACTGGCCACACGGATGCACTGCGGACACACGCGCTTACG GGAACGTGGAAACGAAGACAGCATTTGATCGAAGAAAAGTTCTTCTGGTGTCGGTGCGCGAGGTGCCGTGATCCAACCGAGTTTGGGACGAACTGTGGTGCCTTAAAGTGTAGCAAGTGTCACCGGGGATGCCTGTTGCCGGTGAATCCGCTCGAGCAGGAGTCGGAGTGGAGGTGTACGCTGTGTCCTAGCGCCGTGTCTGCTCAAACGattgtggtgctgttggaaCAACTGTCCAAGAAGCTGGACGCTATTGATGGGAACGATGTGGCGGGGTACGAACAGTTCCTGCAAGCGTACGGAGCGGTGCTGCACGATAACCACTATCTGATGCTATCAGCAAAGCATTCATTGTGCGAGTTGTATGGAAAGATCAACGGATATCTCATTCCTGAGCTAAGTCCAGAGCAACTGAAGCGAAAGGAGACGGTTTGTCGAGACCTGCTTGAGGTGATTGATCAGCTGGAGCCGGGATTGAGTCGTCTGCGAGGGACCATCATGTACGAGCTGCATGTTCCGCTGATGATCGAAGCGGGGCAACTGTTCCAAGGGGGATCGATTCAGCGGGCCGAGCTACGCCGTCGATTGAAGGAAGTGCAACGGTTGTTgagagaaagcgaacgaaTTCTGGCGTTGGAACCGGAGGGTAGCCCGGAGTATGGGATGGCGGTGGCCGCAAGGGATGCGATCAAAAACATGGGCAcaatataa
- the LOC126575215 gene encoding SET domain-containing protein SmydA-8-like isoform X1: protein MPSNHRKKKHKKPAGGAVTSGEPDCPEVKEQLASDDSKKLYTVKRSDQVGRYIVASKDLKAGEAIIEVLPLVVGPCAESDPVCLGCHRTFEADSPQIRCEGCSWPICSPACPGLTPDGTHRTLECIPLREKAVSRLLQASTAKEQKLMYEAILTLRCMLLATVDPTRYRGIQEMDPLNAVRQNIPKLWKRNQKEIVSRIRDDWGFSEFSEQELHTICGVIEVNAFEVGQEPVKARALFPEAYLLMHDCTPNTGHTDALRTHALTVRTLREVKAGEPLTLTYAYILQGTWKRRQHLIEEKFFWCRCARCRDPTEFGTNCGALKCSKCHRGCLLPVNPLEQESEWRCTLCPSAVSAQTIVVLLEQLSKKLDAIDGNDVAGYEQFLQAYGAVLHDNHYLMLSAKHSLCELYGKINGYLIPELSPEQLKRKETVCRDLLEVIDQLEPGLSRLRGTIMYELHVPLMIEAGQLFQGGSIQRAELRRRLKEVQRLLRESERILALEPEGSPEYGMAVAARDAIKNMGTI from the exons ATGCCATCCAATCATCGCAAGAAG AAACACAAGAAACCAGCTGGTGGCGCGGTGACGAGTGGTGAGCCAGATTGTCCGGAGGTGAAGGAACAGCTGGCAAGCGATGACTCCAAAAAGCTTTACACCGTGAAACGCTCCGATCAGGTTGGAAG ATATATTGTAGCCTCGAAGGATCTAAAGGCTGGTGAAGCGATCATCGAAGtcctgccgctggtggtgggcccTTGCGCAGAGAGTGATCCCGTCTGCCTCGGTTGTCACCGAACGTTCGAAGCCGATAGTCCGCAGATACG ATGCGAAGGTTGCAGTTGGCCCATTTGCTCACCAGCCTGTCCAGGGCTCACACCGGACGGAACTCATCGAACGCTAGAATGCATTCCACTGCGTGAGAAAGCCGTATCGCGGCTCCTTCAAGCATCGACCGCCAAGGAACAGAAACTAATGTACGAAGCGATACTAACACTCCGCTGCATGCTGCTCGCAACCGTCGATCCCACTCGCTACCGAGGAATCCAAGAGATGGATCCACTGAACGCGGTCCGCCAGAACATCCCGAAGCTGTGGAAACGCAACCAGAAAGAGATCGTTAGCCGAATCCGAGACGATTGGGGGTTTAGTGAGTTCAGTGAGCAAGAACTGCACACGATTTGCGGTGTGATCGAGGTGAACGCGTTCGAAGTGGGCCAAGAACCGGTGAAAGCACGTGCCCTTTTCCCCGAAGCGTACCTCCTGATGCATGACTGTACGCCGAACACTGGCCACACGGATGCACTGCGGACACACGCGCTTACGGTGCGTACGTTACGTGAGGTTAAAGCCGGAGAGCCTCTGACGTTGACGTACGCTTACATCCTTCAGGGAACGTGGAAACGAAGACAGCATTTGATCGAAGAAAAGTTCTTCTGGTGTCGGTGCGCGAGGTGCCGTGATCCAACCGAGTTTGGGACGAACTGTGGTGCCTTAAAGTGTAGCAAGTGTCACCGGGGATGCCTGTTGCCGGTGAATCCGCTCGAGCAGGAGTCGGAGTGGAGGTGTACGCTGTGTCCTAGCGCCGTGTCTGCTCAAACGattgtggtgctgttggaaCAACTGTCCAAGAAGCTGGACGCTATTGATGGGAACGATGTGGCGGGGTACGAACAGTTCCTGCAAGCGTACGGAGCGGTGCTGCACGATAACCACTATCTGATGCTATCAGCAAAGCATTCATTGTGCGAGTTGTATGGAAAGATCAACGGATATCTCATTCCTGAGCTAAGTCCAGAGCAACTGAAGCGAAAGGAGACGGTTTGTCGAGACCTGCTTGAGGTGATTGATCAGCTGGAGCCGGGATTGAGTCGTCTGCGAGGGACCATCATGTACGAGCTGCATGTTCCGCTGATGATCGAAGCGGGGCAACTGTTCCAAGGGGGATCGATTCAGCGGGCCGAGCTACGCCGTCGATTGAAGGAAGTGCAACGGTTGTTgagagaaagcgaacgaaTTCTGGCGTTGGAACCGGAGGGTAGCCCGGAGTATGGGATGGCGGTGGCCGCAAGGGATGCGATCAAAAACATGGGCAcaatataa